The following are encoded together in the Quadrisphaera setariae genome:
- a CDS encoding SdpI family protein: MPLVTAATAGFGLIILAVVTWMLHHNIQNGTLNANDAFGIRTKATKSSEKAWDAGHQAADPLLRVIPVFAVAAAVLSLVLAVFLRADGDDANSVVLLSSGLGYALVVALLLVAARKADRAAKQFTQ, from the coding sequence ATGCCGCTCGTTACCGCAGCGACAGCAGGCTTTGGACTAATCATCCTTGCGGTAGTGACATGGATGCTTCACCACAACATTCAGAACGGCACCCTGAATGCCAACGACGCATTCGGGATCAGAACCAAGGCCACAAAGTCAAGCGAAAAGGCCTGGGACGCAGGGCACCAAGCCGCAGATCCACTCCTGAGGGTCATCCCCGTCTTCGCAGTAGCTGCTGCCGTGCTGTCCCTTGTTCTCGCCGTATTCCTGAGGGCAGATGGAGACGATGCGAACAGTGTTGTCTTGTTGAGCTCGGGACTTGGGTACGCCCTTGTTGTGGCGCTGCTTCTTGTCGCCGCACGCAAGGCTGATCGAGCAGCTAAACAGTTCACTCAGTAG
- a CDS encoding sporulation-delaying protein SdpB family protein, translating to MPTRGNLHKEQKIHPAAEGGRGSARVVGAAQPESQPQGWSDRLGRAFLSSRLTDPRNLWFGTGRSLLALAQLSVVLFTSPHALFPPVLGEPQAPDCTTTVKSASFYCIGHLNSGFDWHRWLMAALLLVVASGWRPRLTGILHAWLAYSFSVSISLPDGGESVLRIIAILIIPLCVLDDRKWHWKSGGERQLGPIASGVGFVVLWAVRLQVAFIYLDSAVSKFGVADWVNGTAEYYIVRDPMFGVAGPTSSLMLALTDHPVGVLTLTWGALIIEIVIAALLLLPHAGKNAALLLDVLLHLMIISTMGLWSFSLIMIGSAVIAASPLGRLRIGGLRQVTDPKNSMESRVLHLTQEAPQPITIA from the coding sequence GTGCCTACTCGTGGCAACCTGCACAAAGAACAAAAAATTCACCCGGCTGCGGAAGGCGGACGAGGTAGCGCCCGAGTGGTGGGCGCAGCACAGCCGGAGTCTCAGCCACAGGGTTGGTCAGACCGGCTAGGCCGTGCCTTCCTTTCATCCCGCCTGACTGACCCCCGGAACCTTTGGTTCGGGACCGGTCGCTCTTTGCTGGCTCTTGCTCAGTTGAGTGTTGTCTTGTTTACGTCACCGCACGCACTATTCCCGCCCGTCCTCGGCGAGCCGCAGGCGCCAGATTGCACCACTACCGTCAAGAGCGCTTCCTTCTACTGCATCGGCCATCTGAACAGTGGGTTTGACTGGCACCGCTGGTTGATGGCGGCTCTTCTGCTTGTTGTAGCGTCCGGCTGGCGTCCTCGCCTCACTGGGATTCTTCACGCTTGGCTCGCCTACTCGTTCTCGGTGAGCATTTCCTTGCCTGACGGTGGAGAGTCAGTGTTGAGGATCATAGCGATTCTCATCATTCCCCTGTGCGTCTTGGACGACCGGAAGTGGCACTGGAAAAGCGGCGGGGAGCGTCAGCTCGGTCCAATTGCTAGCGGTGTAGGGTTTGTCGTCCTATGGGCGGTTCGCCTGCAGGTCGCTTTCATATATCTTGATAGTGCCGTAAGTAAGTTCGGCGTAGCGGACTGGGTGAATGGAACGGCTGAGTACTACATCGTGCGTGATCCCATGTTCGGCGTGGCTGGACCCACGTCATCGCTGATGCTGGCTCTGACCGACCACCCTGTGGGGGTGCTCACGCTGACGTGGGGCGCTCTCATCATCGAGATCGTCATCGCAGCGTTGCTGCTCCTGCCTCATGCGGGGAAGAATGCGGCCCTGCTGTTGGATGTCCTGCTCCACCTGATGATTATCAGCACTATGGGACTGTGGAGTTTCAGCCTCATTATGATAGGTAGTGCTGTCATCGCCGCGAGTCCCCTGGGTAGGCTAAGGATTGGCGGACTGAGGCAGGTCACTGACCCCAAGAATTCAATGGAATCGCGCGTCTTGCACCTTACTCAAGAGGCCCCGCAACCGATCACCATCGCCTAG
- a CDS encoding SdpA family antimicrobial peptide system protein, protein MGIALLLSVFFTLPSNVLSSRDGGTWRSVFATIAPQNWSFFTRDPESAEIVAYQGEVTAKEPQSLMKTPQAKASNFFGITRTQRAQGVEIGLLSSEVTSWADCTDRAAICLKAASQQKVEQAENTSPAPTLCGNIILTQQRVTPWSYRNLYPDALRIEKVEHLQVRCDHQS, encoded by the coding sequence GTGGGAATCGCTCTGCTTCTCTCGGTCTTTTTCACGCTGCCCAGCAACGTGCTGTCTTCCCGAGACGGAGGTACATGGCGGTCCGTCTTCGCAACGATTGCACCCCAGAACTGGTCTTTCTTCACACGAGACCCCGAGAGCGCCGAAATCGTCGCCTACCAGGGCGAGGTGACGGCCAAGGAGCCGCAGTCCTTGATGAAGACTCCTCAGGCGAAGGCGTCGAACTTTTTCGGAATAACGCGTACACAGCGTGCGCAGGGAGTCGAGATTGGACTGCTCAGCTCAGAGGTAACCAGTTGGGCTGACTGCACAGACCGAGCCGCCATCTGTCTGAAAGCCGCTTCTCAACAAAAAGTCGAGCAGGCCGAAAATACTTCCCCGGCGCCGACTTTATGTGGCAACATTATCCTCACTCAACAGCGCGTTACCCCCTGGTCTTATCGCAACCTATATCCTGATGCTTTACGAATCGAAAAAGTGGAGCATCTTCAAGTTAGGTGCGACCACCAGTCATGA